A single region of the Changchengzhania lutea genome encodes:
- a CDS encoding SusD/RagB family nutrient-binding outer membrane lipoprotein, translated as MKKTLILLVIIVLSFGSCDNGFEELNVNPTKPTQLDPSTKLTYVQLYTGGSNYVAYLFWNVIHLMQNVQHLNNTSYISFLYKEGNTHWLFEEQFKTTVKNIVDLEAQLEASDASTAATDLAIARIQRILIFSRITDAYGDIPYSEAGKGFLEGIRFPKYDKQSDIYADMLATLESAAATLSSGGASSFGSADLLYGGDVLKWKKFANSLMLRLAMRMVNVDEAGAQAWTTKAINGGVMTSNADIAYTQYENSANDGGPNVNPLTKCFTSRDYRQVKISKTFMDFMKDRNDPRVSVLCSTTDGDTDPALQFGQDINDPTRAAANSKPNVNIFGGQLSDLSRIIIYDAPFFFQTYAEVEFMLAEAAERWGLAGGNVEAHYNAGVTAAMDYLSLYGHGVNITLTQINDYLTANPFVPAQALKMINEQYWVATFGNGLETFSNWKRSGYPVLVPADVANILTDGKIPRRLPYPGSEKLNNPDAVEAAIAQQGGDGLLTRMWWDEN; from the coding sequence ATGAAAAAAACACTTATTTTACTAGTTATAATAGTATTATCGTTTGGATCGTGTGATAATGGCTTTGAGGAACTTAATGTTAATCCTACAAAGCCCACACAACTTGATCCATCAACAAAGTTGACATACGTTCAGCTATATACAGGAGGTAGTAACTATGTTGCTTATTTATTTTGGAATGTTATTCACTTAATGCAAAATGTTCAACATCTTAATAATACATCATATATTTCATTTCTGTACAAAGAAGGGAACACCCATTGGTTATTTGAGGAACAATTTAAAACTACGGTTAAGAATATTGTAGACTTAGAAGCTCAATTAGAGGCCAGTGATGCATCTACCGCTGCTACAGATTTGGCTATAGCCAGAATACAGAGAATTCTTATATTTAGTAGAATTACAGATGCCTATGGAGATATTCCTTATAGCGAAGCTGGGAAAGGGTTTTTAGAGGGTATTCGTTTCCCTAAATATGACAAGCAAAGTGATATTTATGCCGATATGTTAGCAACTTTAGAAAGTGCTGCTGCAACGTTAAGTTCAGGTGGAGCTAGCTCGTTTGGTTCTGCTGATTTGTTGTATGGTGGCGATGTTCTAAAATGGAAAAAATTTGCCAATTCATTAATGCTACGTTTAGCTATGCGTATGGTTAATGTTGATGAAGCTGGAGCACAGGCATGGACAACTAAAGCCATTAATGGTGGTGTTATGACAAGTAATGCCGATATTGCTTATACACAATATGAAAACTCTGCAAATGATGGTGGTCCCAACGTTAATCCCCTTACAAAATGTTTTACTTCAAGAGATTATAGGCAAGTAAAAATTTCTAAAACATTTATGGACTTTATGAAAGATAGAAATGACCCACGTGTTTCTGTATTATGTTCAACTACAGATGGTGATACAGATCCAGCATTACAATTTGGTCAAGATATTAATGACCCTACCCGAGCTGCTGCAAATTCAAAACCAAATGTCAACATTTTCGGAGGACAATTAAGCGATTTATCTAGAATTATTATTTATGATGCACCTTTTTTCTTCCAGACCTATGCTGAAGTAGAATTTATGCTAGCTGAAGCTGCAGAACGCTGGGGATTAGCAGGTGGGAATGTTGAAGCTCACTATAACGCTGGGGTGACGGCGGCAATGGATTATTTATCTCTTTATGGGCATGGTGTAAATATAACACTTACCCAAATTAATGATTACTTAACGGCAAATCCATTTGTGCCAGCTCAAGCATTAAAAATGATTAACGAGCAATATTGGGTAGCCACTTTTGGCAATGGTTTAGAGACATTCTCAAATTGGAAGAGATCAGGGTATCCTGTATTGGTTCCCGCAGATGTTGCAAATATTCTTACTGACGGAAAAATACCAAGAAGATTGCCATATCCAGGTTCTGAAAAATTAAATAATCCAGATGCGGTAGAAGCAGCCATTGCGCAACAAGGAGGTGACGGTTTATTAACCCGAATGTGGTGGGATGAAAATTAG
- a CDS encoding exo-beta-N-acetylmuramidase NamZ family protein, translated as MKKVKTGLDILAANSKLQKTFKGNVALLCHNASVDSTYTHAALKFKHLFSERFVKLFGPQHGFATDAQDNMIETDHCIHPYFNIPVYSLYSETRIPTDEMLEGIDHLFVDLQDIGCRMYTYIYTLTLLLEKCIDKDIEVIVLDRPNPINGIEIEGNILESDFESFIGRHPIPVRHGMTIGEVALMHQKFWTKNQTNLRVIKMQYWERDMYFEDTELPWLLPSPNIARTDTPLIFPATVLFEGTLLSEGRGTTQSLEIVGHPKIEPFSFYENHLASVIKKSQLEGFKLRPITFLPTFQKQENEVCGGFQIHVTNKSTFKPWRVGQLLMRELYNNLGEAFEWKKPPYEYNYTHEPIDIINGTDKLRHWVVNNEPLEILDALECLDDYKLKLDEIKIY; from the coding sequence TTGAAAAAAGTAAAAACTGGTCTCGATATATTGGCTGCTAACAGCAAACTACAAAAAACTTTTAAAGGGAATGTAGCACTGTTATGCCATAACGCATCTGTTGATAGCACCTATACACACGCTGCTCTTAAATTTAAGCATTTATTTTCAGAGCGTTTTGTAAAATTATTTGGACCTCAACATGGTTTTGCAACGGATGCTCAAGACAACATGATTGAAACAGATCATTGCATACACCCGTACTTTAATATTCCTGTATATTCTTTGTATTCTGAAACAAGAATTCCAACAGATGAAATGCTTGAAGGAATTGATCATTTGTTTGTCGATTTACAAGATATAGGATGCAGAATGTATACATATATTTACACACTTACCCTTTTGCTGGAAAAATGTATTGATAAAGACATTGAGGTCATTGTTTTAGATAGACCTAACCCCATTAACGGAATTGAAATAGAAGGAAATATTTTAGAGTCAGATTTTGAATCTTTTATCGGGAGACATCCTATTCCTGTGCGCCATGGCATGACCATTGGTGAAGTAGCATTAATGCATCAAAAATTTTGGACTAAAAATCAAACAAATTTAAGAGTGATAAAAATGCAATATTGGGAACGTGATATGTATTTTGAAGATACTGAACTGCCATGGCTTTTGCCTTCACCAAATATTGCAAGGACAGACACTCCTTTAATTTTTCCAGCAACTGTATTATTTGAAGGAACCCTTTTAAGTGAAGGAAGAGGTACTACGCAGTCTTTGGAAATTGTTGGGCATCCAAAAATTGAACCTTTTTCATTTTATGAAAATCATTTGGCAAGCGTCATAAAAAAATCACAACTGGAAGGATTTAAATTGAGACCCATCACATTTCTGCCAACTTTTCAAAAACAGGAGAATGAAGTTTGTGGCGGTTTTCAAATTCATGTAACCAATAAATCCACTTTCAAGCCTTGGCGCGTGGGACAATTATTAATGCGGGAGTTATATAATAATTTAGGAGAAGCGTTTGAATGGAAAAAACCTCCTTATGAGTATAATTACACTCATGAACCAATTGATATTATAAATGGAACTGACAAATTGAGACATTGGGTAGTAAATAATGAACCACTAGAAATATTAGATGCTTTGGAATGTTTAGACGACTATAAATTAAAACTTGACGAAATAAAAATTTATTAA
- a CDS encoding sodium:solute symporter, which translates to MSATLILIIIASYFGVLMLISHVVSKNSSDESFYTGDRKSPWQIVAFGMIGAVLSGVTFVSIPGMVGTNYFYYLQFVFGNVVGYVFITYVLIPIYYDLKLVSIYTYLETRFGIRAYKTGSLFFLISQSFGAALRLLLAVKILQYAVFDALGVPFFSTVLIVLFLIWVYTHKSGIKTIVWTDTLQTFFLLMAVGVTIYIVKSSLNLSFSETISSVVDHQYFKIFNWDFNSGNNFFKQFISGVLIAVAMVGLDQNMMQKTLTCKNKKEAQRNILTFSLILAITQFLFLGLGVMLYLYAEKFGIGLDIENGKFINTDTLFPMLSLNHFGTIASVSFILGITAASFSSADSALTALTTSFTHDFLDIQHKSSKEKKKLKNRVLFGFSVIIFTIIMLFSQSKGDVISMIFKVAGYTYGPLLGLYLFGIFTKIKIKDAAVPFICILMPILTYFLNHYFIIWYEFDFGFMNIFVNALLTVLCLIIFRDNKSVNLDRPTIK; encoded by the coding sequence ATGAGCGCAACACTAATTTTAATAATCATAGCATCTTATTTTGGGGTGTTAATGTTGATATCACATGTGGTTTCAAAAAATTCAAGTGATGAGTCCTTTTACACGGGCGACAGAAAATCGCCTTGGCAAATAGTTGCTTTTGGAATGATTGGGGCGGTATTATCTGGTGTCACCTTTGTTTCAATCCCAGGGATGGTTGGTACCAATTATTTTTATTATTTACAGTTTGTTTTTGGGAACGTGGTTGGGTATGTATTTATAACATATGTTCTTATTCCTATTTATTACGATTTAAAATTAGTTTCTATATATACCTATTTAGAAACTAGATTTGGAATTAGAGCCTATAAAACGGGGTCATTATTTTTTTTAATATCACAATCATTTGGCGCAGCATTAAGATTGTTGCTTGCCGTAAAAATCTTACAGTATGCTGTCTTTGATGCTCTAGGAGTTCCCTTCTTTTCAACGGTACTTATTGTACTTTTCCTAATATGGGTTTACACCCATAAGTCGGGTATCAAAACAATTGTTTGGACAGATACACTTCAAACATTTTTCTTATTAATGGCGGTAGGAGTCACTATATATATAGTTAAGAGCTCATTGAATTTAAGCTTTTCTGAAACAATTTCATCCGTTGTTGACCATCAATATTTTAAAATTTTTAATTGGGATTTTAACTCGGGAAACAACTTTTTTAAACAATTTATTTCTGGGGTTCTAATTGCCGTTGCCATGGTTGGTCTAGATCAAAATATGATGCAAAAAACGCTAACATGTAAAAACAAAAAAGAAGCTCAAAGAAATATTTTGACCTTTAGCTTAATTTTAGCAATTACTCAATTTCTGTTTTTAGGATTGGGTGTTATGTTGTACTTATATGCTGAAAAGTTTGGCATTGGATTGGATATAGAAAATGGAAAATTTATTAATACCGATACGTTGTTTCCGATGCTTTCTTTAAATCATTTTGGAACTATTGCCAGTGTTAGTTTTATTTTAGGAATAACAGCAGCTTCTTTTTCAAGTGCGGATTCTGCCTTAACAGCCTTAACAACATCTTTTACACATGATTTTTTAGATATTCAACATAAAAGTTCAAAAGAAAAAAAGAAATTAAAAAATCGTGTTTTATTTGGCTTTTCAGTGATAATTTTTACAATCATTATGCTTTTTTCTCAAAGTAAAGGCGATGTTATTTCAATGATCTTTAAAGTAGCAGGCTATACTTACGGGCCCTTATTGGGACTTTATTTATTTGGGATTTTTACCAAAATAAAGATAAAAGATGCCGCAGTTCCATTTATATGTATCCTAATGCCAATATTGACGTACTTTTTAAATCATTACTTCATCATCTGGTATGAGTTTGATTTTGGATTTATGAACATTTTTGTTAACGCATTGTTAACTGTTTTATGCCTCATTATTTTTAGGGATAATAAATCGGTGAATCTTGATAGACCAACAATAAAATAA
- a CDS encoding DUF6259 domain-containing protein, with translation MAFFCFFACKQTHSEQNITIENGKIELGFDAHTGALLVFRNIDNSYNFLDSESVPVSLWEVELFNNSETKTIDMTNASDFNFEKRDAYNLVLTWDKFKEIKNEDFKIIANIKLEKDKTMSSWKITVEGTKGKKISKVVFPIISGIKDLGDENLAVPNWMGVKAKNPRDRLLKLESKEKKYQWEYPGRMSMQCIALYNDSKKFGLYTSCNDSLAYKKSFSYTLDSINNLTYKIANYPSIDKEAKSYSPPYEAIIGSFDGDWISAADIYREWGSKQKWASESRFKKGLTPQSLEKTALWEWNRGESDNVLKPAEDLKQKLGLPVNVFWHWWHGCSYDDGFPEYFPPREGEESFIKAMKSAHKEDVGAIVYMNQMQWGTNTESWEEEHAERYAVKDINGNLNTHLYNVFTGKSLTTMCMGTQFWKDRYTSLCDTAVNTYQTNGVYMDQACFSFLCYDDTHGHDVGGGNYWLKNFAILTQQIRSKFPKGKDIFLAGEGVSEAWLPYLDAFLTLQVSMERYAGDSGWEPIPFFQAVYHQFAITYGNYSSLLIPPYDELWPKEYAPKEPLKLLDESYSKQFLMEQARSFVWGLQPTISNYQSFLSLERKEEIDYLLSLARVRYRGLKYLLHGKFLRPPVMEFPKEELHMSRLSIYAGKTGESVTTFQKEYPLIYSGAWKSDDNQIGIPIASISDHPYRVDFSMDTKDYALSASGKINIINEDGENFLTTYTDGKVKIDFILQPKQLCIVEIIQSI, from the coding sequence ATGGCATTTTTTTGCTTTTTCGCTTGCAAGCAAACTCATTCAGAACAAAATATAACCATAGAAAATGGTAAGATAGAACTCGGTTTTGATGCACATACTGGAGCGTTACTTGTTTTTCGAAATATAGATAATTCATATAATTTCCTTGATTCGGAAAGTGTTCCTGTATCCCTTTGGGAAGTTGAATTATTCAATAATTCAGAAACTAAAACCATTGATATGACAAATGCTTCCGATTTTAACTTTGAAAAGCGAGACGCCTACAATTTGGTTTTAACTTGGGATAAGTTCAAAGAAATTAAAAATGAAGATTTTAAAATTATAGCAAACATTAAGCTTGAAAAAGACAAAACCATGTCATCATGGAAAATAACTGTTGAAGGCACAAAAGGTAAAAAAATAAGTAAAGTAGTATTTCCTATAATTAGTGGGATTAAAGATTTAGGTGATGAAAATTTGGCTGTACCGAATTGGATGGGTGTTAAAGCAAAGAATCCAAGAGATCGACTTTTAAAATTAGAGAGTAAAGAAAAAAAATACCAATGGGAGTATCCAGGTAGAATGTCAATGCAATGTATTGCATTATACAATGATTCTAAAAAATTCGGATTGTATACATCCTGTAATGATTCTTTAGCTTATAAAAAAAGTTTTTCATACACACTAGATAGCATTAATAATCTAACCTATAAAATAGCTAATTATCCTTCCATAGATAAAGAGGCAAAGAGTTATAGCCCTCCTTATGAAGCCATAATAGGTTCTTTTGACGGCGATTGGATAAGTGCAGCCGATATATATAGAGAATGGGGCTCAAAACAAAAATGGGCATCAGAAAGTAGATTTAAAAAAGGATTAACTCCCCAGAGTTTAGAAAAAACTGCTTTATGGGAATGGAATAGAGGTGAGTCTGATAATGTCCTTAAACCTGCTGAAGATTTAAAACAAAAACTTGGCCTACCTGTAAATGTTTTTTGGCATTGGTGGCATGGGTGTTCTTACGATGATGGATTTCCGGAATATTTTCCGCCTAGAGAAGGTGAAGAATCTTTTATAAAGGCGATGAAATCTGCACATAAAGAAGATGTTGGAGCTATTGTTTACATGAATCAAATGCAGTGGGGAACTAATACTGAAAGCTGGGAAGAAGAACATGCAGAACGCTATGCCGTGAAAGATATAAACGGAAATTTAAACACGCATTTGTACAACGTATTTACTGGTAAATCTTTAACCACTATGTGTATGGGTACACAATTTTGGAAAGATAGATATACGTCTCTATGTGATACGGCTGTAAATACCTACCAAACTAATGGTGTATATATGGATCAAGCTTGTTTTAGTTTTTTATGTTATGACGATACCCATGGGCATGATGTTGGAGGCGGTAATTATTGGTTAAAAAACTTTGCTATACTTACCCAACAAATTCGTTCGAAGTTTCCTAAGGGAAAAGATATATTCTTAGCTGGCGAAGGTGTAAGTGAGGCATGGCTTCCTTATCTAGATGCTTTTTTAACCTTGCAGGTGAGTATGGAACGCTATGCAGGTGATAGTGGCTGGGAGCCCATACCATTTTTTCAGGCTGTGTATCATCAATTCGCTATTACTTATGGGAATTATTCATCTCTTCTTATTCCGCCTTATGATGAACTTTGGCCTAAAGAATATGCGCCAAAAGAACCTTTAAAACTTTTAGACGAGAGTTATAGTAAACAATTTTTAATGGAGCAAGCCAGATCATTTGTATGGGGTTTGCAACCAACAATTTCTAATTATCAAAGTTTTTTGTCATTAGAACGAAAAGAAGAAATAGATTACTTATTAAGTCTGGCCAGGGTTAGATATCGAGGACTAAAATATTTGTTGCATGGAAAATTCTTGCGACCTCCAGTTATGGAATTTCCAAAAGAAGAATTACATATGTCTAGATTATCAATCTATGCAGGAAAAACAGGAGAATCGGTAACCACATTTCAAAAAGAGTATCCATTAATATATTCAGGAGCTTGGAAATCTGATGATAATCAAATTGGAATCCCAATAGCAAGTATTAGCGACCATCCTTATCGTGTTGATTTTAGTATGGATACGAAAGACTATGCACTTTCTGCTTCTGGTAAAATCAATATTATTAATGAGGATGGAGAAAATTTTTTGACAACATACACCGATGGAAAAGTTAAAATAGATTTCATACTTCAACCTAAACAATTGTGTATTGTGGAAATAATACAAAGCATATAA
- the murQ gene encoding N-acetylmuramic acid 6-phosphate etherase: MDNNLTTEQASSYNDLEKMKTLDLLSNMNAEDKTVPYAVEKAIPSIEKLVDIIHSKMNIGGRLFYIGAGTSGRLGVLDASECPPTYGVTDDWVIGLIAGGEIALRKAVENAEDDTTLAWEDLQKFDINENDVLIGIAASGTTPYVIGGVKKARENNIVTACITCNENSPLSLEVDHVIELIVGSEFVTGSTRMKAGTAQKLALNMISTTVMIKLGRVKGNKMVDMQLSNKKLVDRGVRMIINELNIDEQTANKLLLKHKSVRKAIDAYNLIK, encoded by the coding sequence ATGGACAACAACCTAACAACCGAGCAAGCTTCATCTTATAATGATTTGGAAAAAATGAAGACATTAGATTTGCTCTCAAATATGAATGCCGAAGATAAAACAGTTCCTTACGCAGTTGAAAAGGCTATTCCTTCCATTGAAAAACTAGTAGATATCATTCATAGTAAAATGAATATAGGGGGGCGTTTATTTTATATAGGAGCTGGAACAAGTGGTAGATTGGGAGTGCTTGATGCATCTGAATGCCCACCGACTTATGGTGTTACAGATGATTGGGTTATTGGATTAATTGCTGGGGGAGAGATAGCACTCAGAAAAGCTGTAGAAAACGCTGAAGACGATACCACATTAGCATGGGAAGATCTACAAAAATTTGATATTAATGAAAATGATGTCCTTATAGGAATTGCAGCATCAGGCACCACACCGTATGTTATTGGAGGGGTTAAAAAGGCAAGAGAAAATAATATCGTTACAGCTTGCATTACTTGTAATGAGAATTCCCCTTTATCATTAGAAGTCGACCATGTTATTGAATTGATAGTTGGATCTGAATTTGTTACTGGAAGTACCAGAATGAAAGCTGGAACCGCTCAAAAACTAGCATTGAATATGATTTCTACAACGGTTATGATAAAGTTGGGAAGAGTGAAGGGAAACAAAATGGTAGACATGCAGCTTTCAAACAAAAAACTTGTAGACAGAGGTGTTAGAATGATTATCAATGAACTTAATATTGATGAGCAAACGGCAAATAAATTACTGCTAAAACATAAAAGTGTTAGAAAAGCAATTGACGCATATAATTTAATTAAATAA
- a CDS encoding glycoside hydrolase family 3 protein: MNKITVIGILSLFLLGFLSYSCKKSITNKNPKTQWVDSIYKNMSIQEKVGQLFMVATYSNRDNSHIDSIQNLIKNSNIGGLIFFQGGPVRQTKLINSYQSMAKVPLLIGMDAEWGLNMRLDSTARFPYNMTLGAIKNDDLIKRIGQQIGKHCKRLGVHLNFAPVVDINTNSKNPIIGVRSFGEDKLNVTNKALAFTEGLQSEGVLACAKHFPGHGDTDMDSHKALPTVSFSKERIDAVELYPYKELFKKEVAGVMVAHLNVPSLEPTDGLPSSLSYKIVSNILKKQLGYKGLIFTDALNMKGAANYKEPGDIDLAAFKAGNDVLLFTEDAPKAISKIIEAYDNNEITEERLSYSVKKILAAKYDVHLNQFKPIELKGLIEDLNGDTNLLLNEEAISNAITVIKNEAHILPIYANNKEKIALLKLGDGDSDAFLSELKSGISIYEVSDVSHKKILKELKGYDKVIIGYHRLNYRETEAISKEDKNLIENISKNNKVILNVFASQYSLKDVSLGNIDGIIISYENSELAQNISAQIILGKKEAIGKLPTSINDEFQHNNNFKITD; this comes from the coding sequence ATGAATAAAATCACAGTAATAGGTATCCTGTCATTATTTTTATTGGGGTTTTTATCTTATAGTTGTAAAAAAAGTATTACGAATAAAAACCCGAAGACTCAATGGGTAGATAGTATTTATAAAAATATGTCTATTCAAGAAAAAGTGGGACAATTATTTATGGTGGCTACATATTCAAATCGAGATAACAGCCATATAGATTCCATTCAAAACCTTATTAAAAATAGCAATATTGGTGGACTCATATTTTTTCAGGGAGGGCCAGTACGCCAAACTAAATTAATAAACAGTTATCAATCTATGGCCAAAGTGCCTTTATTGATTGGTATGGATGCCGAATGGGGCTTGAATATGAGGTTAGATAGTACCGCTAGATTTCCATATAATATGACCTTGGGAGCGATAAAAAATGATGATTTAATAAAAAGAATAGGGCAACAAATAGGGAAACACTGTAAACGCTTAGGAGTTCATCTAAATTTTGCACCTGTGGTTGATATAAATACAAATTCAAAAAATCCCATTATAGGGGTGCGGTCATTTGGAGAAGATAAGTTGAACGTTACAAACAAAGCACTTGCATTTACTGAAGGGTTGCAAAGTGAGGGTGTGTTGGCTTGTGCAAAACATTTTCCTGGGCATGGCGATACAGATATGGATTCCCATAAAGCTTTGCCGACAGTTTCTTTTTCAAAAGAAAGAATTGATGCTGTGGAGCTTTATCCCTACAAAGAATTATTTAAAAAAGAAGTTGCAGGGGTTATGGTTGCACATTTAAATGTGCCAAGTTTAGAACCTACCGATGGGTTGCCGTCTTCGTTATCTTATAAAATTGTTTCAAATATTTTAAAAAAACAACTTGGCTATAAAGGATTGATTTTTACAGATGCTTTAAACATGAAAGGTGCTGCGAATTATAAAGAACCGGGAGATATAGACTTAGCGGCATTTAAAGCAGGTAATGATGTGCTATTATTTACAGAAGACGCTCCAAAAGCGATTTCAAAAATCATAGAAGCTTACGATAACAATGAAATAACAGAGGAACGGTTATCATATTCGGTAAAAAAAATACTTGCTGCTAAATACGACGTTCATTTAAATCAATTTAAACCTATCGAATTAAAAGGACTGATAGAAGATTTAAATGGAGACACCAATCTTCTTCTAAATGAGGAAGCGATTAGCAATGCCATTACCGTCATTAAAAATGAAGCACATATTTTACCAATTTACGCAAATAATAAAGAAAAAATAGCATTACTAAAATTGGGAGATGGCGATTCTGATGCTTTTTTATCTGAACTAAAATCAGGTATTAGTATCTACGAAGTTTCAGATGTTTCTCATAAAAAGATATTAAAGGAACTTAAGGGATATGATAAAGTTATCATTGGATATCATCGCTTGAATTACCGAGAGACTGAAGCTATATCTAAAGAAGATAAAAATCTGATTGAGAATATTTCAAAAAATAACAAAGTCATTTTAAATGTATTTGCGAGTCAGTATAGTTTAAAAGACGTTTCGCTTGGAAATATCGATGGAATAATTATCTCTTATGAAAATTCAGAATTGGCTCAAAATATTTCAGCCCAAATTATTTTAGGTAAAAAAGAAGCTATTGGTAAGTTGCCCACGTCTATAAATGATGAGTTCCAGCATAACAATAACTTTAAAATCACGGATTAG
- a CDS encoding glycosyl hydrolase family 18 protein, with product MKKYLILVYIIFGLLVSQDVLSQESLLKGAHQLQKEEFGSSSNSYMESSNKGESITSLQKRKFKPLNKMVFGFLPYWEQSNGAHANIRYDLLSHLACFDFLVQLDASINTPPGWPWATEINAAHAQGVKVVMSVVNFGGTDGADAVAWEMMTNPAKQTIFFANIKNIIQTYNLDGVNMDFEGMTSAHRGAELNTMMQNLTTYIHAELPGKEVSFDGPAVNWGGWIMDDLVNSVDYLIVMAYDYTSASSTNSGPIAPLTHHTSWKRFVQRTIETGTYATPTVNKPEKLILAVPYYGQHWTTATNASESATISHVSSTRYRNTVTEADTHGGFIWNSDFEYPWYTWNDGTDWNQVWTDNEASISKKFDLALTNNLGGVGMWALNYDGVRPELWELINTKFGATASVNDAYIKNNIRVYPNPTKDFIKLSNAQDLKFSNIEIFNILGISIIKSHPETESIYIGHLTEGIYFLRVQDNLGKQATYKIVKSNKI from the coding sequence ATGAAAAAATATCTCATACTAGTATACATTATTTTTGGACTACTTGTAAGTCAAGATGTGTTATCACAGGAGTCATTATTAAAAGGGGCTCACCAATTACAAAAGGAAGAATTTGGTAGTTCAAGTAATAGCTATATGGAATCTTCAAATAAAGGAGAAAGTATCACGAGCCTACAAAAAAGGAAATTTAAGCCTTTGAATAAAATGGTTTTTGGATTTCTGCCCTATTGGGAGCAAAGTAATGGAGCACATGCCAACATTAGGTACGATTTACTATCACACTTAGCATGTTTTGACTTTTTAGTACAATTGGATGCTTCTATAAATACGCCCCCAGGTTGGCCATGGGCAACAGAAATTAACGCAGCACACGCCCAAGGTGTTAAAGTTGTAATGTCTGTAGTTAACTTTGGTGGCACAGATGGAGCAGACGCCGTAGCCTGGGAAATGATGACTAATCCTGCTAAGCAAACCATATTCTTTGCCAATATTAAAAATATAATCCAAACGTATAATTTGGATGGCGTTAATATGGATTTTGAAGGCATGACATCAGCTCACAGAGGTGCAGAATTAAATACGATGATGCAAAATTTAACGACTTATATTCATGCCGAACTTCCCGGTAAAGAAGTGTCTTTTGACGGACCTGCCGTAAATTGGGGCGGATGGATTATGGATGATTTGGTAAATAGTGTAGACTATCTTATTGTGATGGCGTACGACTATACGTCTGCAAGCAGTACTAATTCTGGTCCCATTGCTCCTTTGACACATCACACATCATGGAAAAGATTTGTTCAAAGAACCATTGAAACAGGAACTTATGCTACGCCAACCGTAAATAAACCTGAAAAATTGATTTTGGCAGTACCTTATTATGGCCAGCACTGGACAACGGCTACTAATGCTTCTGAATCAGCGACAATTTCGCATGTTAGCTCTACAAGATATAGAAATACTGTCACTGAAGCTGATACTCATGGAGGTTTTATTTGGAATTCAGATTTTGAATATCCTTGGTACACGTGGAATGATGGTACTGATTGGAATCAAGTATGGACAGATAATGAAGCAAGTATTTCAAAAAAGTTCGATTTGGCATTGACCAATAACCTAGGAGGTGTCGGCATGTGGGCATTAAATTATGATGGCGTTCGTCCAGAACTTTGGGAATTAATAAACACAAAATTTGGAGCGACTGCCTCGGTAAATGATGCATATATTAAAAACAATATTCGAGTTTATCCAAACCCAACTAAAGATTTTATTAAATTATCCAACGCTCAAGATTTAAAATTTAGTAATATAGAAATTTTTAATATTTTAGGTATATCCATCATAAAATCTCATCCTGAAACTGAATCTATTTATATAGGTCATTTAACCGAAGGAATCTATTTTTTAAGGGTTCAAGATAACTTGGGCAAGCAAGCAACCTATAAAATTGTAAAATCAAATAAAATTTAA